One Pseudorhodoplanes sinuspersici DNA segment encodes these proteins:
- a CDS encoding efflux RND transporter periplasmic adaptor subunit, whose amino-acid sequence MTTSTIRRKLLLGSVAVLALAGTTGAILSFSGNASSDEAPAKQAAALPVSVSVVQQRDVSVWDEFSGRLEAIERVEVRSRVAGAVQSVHFREGALVKQNDLLITIDPAPYAAEVERAEAQVVAAEARVALTKAEMDRGRQLSDTRIISVRDLDQRQNAYREAEANLRAAQAALQSAKLNLDYTQVRAPVAGRVGKLEITVGNLVAAGPGAPVLTTLVSVNPIYASFNADEQIVSRALQSLGDNGYNYDQIERIPVEMSTITSNGTSFKGKMQLIDNQFDAGTGTVRVRAVFDNADGRLIPGQFARLRMGQAKAEPALAVSERAIGTDQDKKYVLVVDADNKATYREVVLGPSVQGLRVVTQGLKSGERIVVNGLQRVRPGAVVEPQIVSMDVRSTSN is encoded by the coding sequence ATGACGACTTCAACGATTCGCCGAAAGCTGTTGCTTGGCAGTGTCGCTGTTCTTGCGCTCGCCGGAACGACAGGAGCGATTTTGTCTTTTTCCGGCAACGCATCCAGCGATGAAGCGCCGGCAAAGCAGGCCGCAGCCCTTCCGGTGTCTGTTTCCGTGGTTCAACAGCGCGATGTTTCGGTCTGGGACGAATTCTCTGGTCGTCTCGAGGCGATCGAACGCGTGGAAGTGCGTTCGCGCGTGGCCGGCGCCGTGCAGTCCGTGCACTTCCGTGAAGGTGCATTGGTCAAACAGAACGATCTGCTGATCACCATCGATCCGGCGCCGTATGCCGCGGAGGTCGAACGCGCCGAAGCGCAGGTGGTGGCGGCGGAGGCGCGTGTCGCGTTGACCAAAGCCGAAATGGATCGTGGCCGGCAGCTTTCCGATACGCGCATCATTTCGGTGCGCGATCTCGATCAGCGGCAGAATGCGTACCGTGAGGCCGAGGCTAACCTGCGCGCAGCGCAGGCGGCGCTGCAATCGGCTAAGCTCAATCTCGATTATACGCAGGTGCGGGCGCCGGTTGCGGGCCGCGTCGGGAAGCTGGAAATCACCGTCGGAAATCTCGTTGCCGCGGGCCCCGGTGCACCCGTGCTGACGACGCTGGTGTCCGTCAATCCGATCTATGCGAGCTTCAACGCCGACGAGCAGATCGTGTCTCGCGCGCTGCAATCGCTCGGCGACAACGGATACAACTATGATCAGATCGAACGCATCCCCGTGGAGATGAGCACGATCACCAGCAATGGGACCTCTTTCAAGGGCAAGATGCAGTTGATCGACAATCAGTTCGATGCCGGCACCGGCACGGTGCGCGTTCGTGCGGTGTTCGACAATGCTGACGGCCGTTTGATCCCCGGTCAGTTCGCACGTCTTCGCATGGGACAGGCAAAGGCCGAGCCGGCGCTGGCGGTCAGCGAGCGCGCGATCGGCACGGACCAGGACAAGAAATACGTTCTCGTTGTCGACGCCGACAACAAGGCGACCTATCGCGAAGTGGTTCTTGGCCCGTCGGTGCAGGGATTGCGCGTTGTCACACAAGGGCTGAAATCCGGCGAGCGCATTGTCGTCAATGGATTGCAGCGCGTGCGTCCGGGTGCCGTCGTCGAGCCGCAGATTGTGTCGATGGACGTGCGCTCTACGTCCAACTGA
- a CDS encoding efflux RND transporter permease subunit, whose amino-acid sequence MNLSRFFIDRPIFAGVLSVLIFLAGLLALRVIPISEYPEVAPPSVVVRAQYPGANPKVIAETVATPIEEQINGVEGMLYMSSQATTDGLMMLTVTFKLGTDPDKAQQLVQNRVSQAEPRLPEEVRRLGVTTVKSSPDLTMVVHLLSPNDRYDMTYLRNYAILNVKDRLARIDGVGQVLMWGAGDYSMRVWLDPQKIAERGLSAGDVVREIRAQNVQAAAGVVGASPSLPGLDLQLSINAQGRLQSEEEFGDIVVKSGANGDVTRLRDIARIELGASEYALRSLLDNKSAVAIGIFQAPSSNAIAISDNVRAAMADMKKNMPEGVDYSIVYDPTQFVRASIEAVIHTLLEAIALVVLVVILFLQTWRASIIPLLAVPVSIIGTFAVMYVFGFSINALSLFGLVLAIGIVVDDAIVVVENVERNIEEGLSPREATYRAMSEVSGPIIAIALVLCAVFVPLAFISGLTGQFYKQFALTIAISTVISAINSLTLSPALSALLLKAHDAPKDRLTRVMDFAFGWLFRGFNTVFRRGSEAYGGGVRRMLSRKAIMMGVYLVLIGLTVVLFRAVPGGFVPGQDKQYLVGFAQLPDGATLDRTEEVIRRMSDIALQTPGVESAVAFPGLSINGFTNSSNAGIVFAVLKPFEERRSRELSGNAIALQLNQKYSAIQEAFIAMFPPPPVAGLGTIGGFKLQIEDRAGLGYDALDEATKAFLARAMKAPELAGMFSGYQVNVPQLYADIDRVKARQLGVAVTDIFETMQIYLGSLYVNDFNRFGRTYSVRVQADAQFRARADDIGQLKVRSASGEMVPLAAVLRVKSSAGPERAMRYNGFLTADINGGAAPGFSTGQAQAAVAKIAAETLPKGFDFEWTELTYQEILAGNSALWVFPLAVFLVFLVLAALYESLALPLSIIMIVPMGLLAAMTGVWLSGGDNNIFTQIGLIVLVGLSAKNSILIVEFARELEFAGRTPFQAAVEASRLRLRPILMTSLAFVMGVLPLVLATGAGAEMRQAMGVAVFAGMIGVTAFGLFLTPVFYVLLRAASGNKPLPSHGKALHHEAPAHGHAHGSVATTPAE is encoded by the coding sequence ATGAACCTGTCCAGATTTTTCATCGACCGGCCGATTTTTGCCGGCGTCTTGTCGGTGCTGATTTTCCTTGCCGGCTTGCTGGCGCTGCGCGTCATTCCGATTTCGGAATACCCGGAAGTCGCGCCACCATCGGTCGTTGTGCGCGCGCAATATCCGGGCGCCAATCCGAAGGTCATCGCCGAAACGGTGGCGACGCCGATCGAGGAACAGATCAACGGCGTCGAAGGCATGCTTTACATGAGCAGTCAGGCGACGACCGACGGTCTGATGATGCTGACCGTCACCTTCAAGCTTGGCACCGATCCCGACAAGGCGCAGCAGCTTGTCCAGAACCGCGTGTCTCAGGCCGAGCCGCGGTTGCCGGAAGAGGTGCGGCGTCTCGGCGTCACCACGGTGAAGAGTTCGCCGGACCTGACGATGGTCGTTCACTTGCTGTCTCCGAACGACCGCTACGACATGACCTATCTGCGCAACTACGCGATCCTGAACGTGAAGGATCGTCTGGCCCGGATCGACGGTGTCGGTCAGGTGCTGATGTGGGGGGCGGGCGACTATTCGATGCGGGTCTGGCTCGATCCGCAGAAGATCGCGGAGCGCGGTCTTTCCGCTGGCGACGTGGTGCGCGAAATTCGTGCCCAGAATGTTCAGGCTGCTGCGGGTGTGGTCGGCGCGTCACCGAGCTTGCCGGGGCTTGACCTGCAGCTCTCCATCAATGCGCAGGGACGCCTGCAAAGCGAGGAAGAATTCGGCGATATCGTCGTCAAGAGCGGCGCAAACGGTGACGTGACGCGCCTGCGCGACATTGCCCGTATCGAGCTTGGTGCGTCGGAATATGCGCTGCGGTCGCTGCTGGATAACAAGTCCGCGGTGGCGATCGGTATTTTTCAGGCGCCGTCTTCGAATGCCATTGCGATCTCGGACAATGTCCGCGCCGCCATGGCCGACATGAAGAAGAATATGCCGGAAGGCGTGGATTACTCCATCGTCTATGATCCGACGCAATTCGTGCGCGCGTCGATTGAAGCGGTGATCCATACGCTGCTTGAAGCGATCGCGCTGGTCGTGCTCGTCGTGATCCTGTTCCTGCAGACCTGGCGCGCTTCGATCATCCCGCTGCTGGCTGTGCCGGTCTCGATCATCGGCACTTTCGCCGTGATGTATGTGTTCGGGTTTTCGATCAACGCCCTGTCGCTGTTCGGCCTCGTGCTGGCGATCGGTATCGTCGTCGATGATGCGATCGTCGTGGTCGAGAATGTCGAACGCAACATCGAGGAGGGGTTGTCCCCCCGCGAGGCGACCTATCGCGCCATGAGCGAAGTGTCGGGGCCGATCATCGCCATCGCGCTTGTGCTGTGCGCGGTGTTCGTGCCGCTCGCCTTCATCAGTGGCTTGACGGGCCAGTTCTACAAGCAGTTCGCGCTGACCATCGCGATCTCGACCGTGATTTCGGCCATCAACTCGCTGACCTTGTCGCCGGCGCTCTCGGCCTTGCTGCTGAAGGCGCATGATGCGCCGAAGGACCGGCTGACGCGTGTGATGGACTTTGCGTTCGGCTGGCTGTTCCGCGGCTTCAATACCGTCTTCCGTCGCGGTTCCGAAGCCTATGGCGGCGGTGTGCGTCGTATGTTGTCGCGCAAAGCGATCATGATGGGCGTGTATCTCGTCCTGATCGGCCTGACGGTGGTGCTGTTCCGCGCCGTGCCCGGCGGTTTCGTGCCGGGCCAGGACAAGCAATATCTTGTCGGCTTTGCGCAATTGCCGGACGGCGCGACGCTTGACCGGACCGAAGAAGTCATCCGCCGGATGAGCGATATCGCCCTGCAAACTCCCGGCGTGGAAAGCGCCGTCGCCTTTCCAGGGCTGTCAATCAATGGGTTCACCAACTCGTCCAATGCCGGCATCGTCTTTGCGGTCCTGAAACCATTCGAGGAACGGCGGTCGCGCGAACTGAGTGGCAACGCGATTGCGCTGCAGCTCAACCAGAAATACAGCGCGATTCAGGAAGCGTTCATCGCCATGTTCCCGCCGCCGCCGGTCGCGGGTCTCGGCACCATTGGCGGCTTCAAGCTGCAAATTGAAGACCGCGCGGGGCTTGGCTACGACGCTCTCGATGAAGCAACGAAGGCTTTTCTTGCGCGTGCGATGAAGGCGCCGGAACTGGCCGGCATGTTCTCAGGCTATCAGGTCAACGTGCCGCAGCTTTATGCCGATATCGATCGCGTCAAGGCGCGGCAGCTTGGCGTTGCCGTCACCGATATCTTCGAGACGATGCAGATCTATCTCGGTTCGCTTTACGTGAACGACTTCAACCGGTTCGGCCGTACTTACTCGGTGCGGGTGCAAGCCGATGCGCAGTTCCGCGCACGCGCTGATGATATCGGCCAGCTCAAGGTTCGGTCGGCGTCCGGCGAAATGGTGCCGCTGGCTGCGGTGTTGCGTGTGAAATCGAGCGCCGGGCCGGAGCGTGCGATGCGGTACAACGGCTTCCTCACCGCCGACATCAATGGCGGTGCAGCGCCAGGCTTCTCGACGGGCCAGGCGCAAGCGGCTGTGGCCAAGATCGCGGCTGAGACACTGCCGAAAGGATTCGACTTCGAGTGGACTGAACTGACTTATCAGGAAATCCTGGCCGGCAACTCGGCGCTCTGGGTTTTCCCGCTGGCGGTCTTCCTCGTCTTTCTCGTGCTCGCCGCGTTGTACGAGTCGCTCGCGCTGCCGCTGTCGATCATCATGATCGTGCCGATGGGATTGCTGGCGGCGATGACAGGTGTGTGGCTCTCGGGTGGTGACAACAACATCTTCACCCAGATCGGCTTGATCGTGCTGGTCGGCTTGTCGGCCAAGAACTCGATCCTGATCGTGGAATTCGCGCGCGAGCTCGAATTTGCGGGACGGACGCCGTTTCAGGCCGCCGTTGAGGCCAGCCGGTTACGGTTGCGGCCGATCCTGATGACCTCGCTGGCCTTCGTCATGGGTGTGCTGCCGCTTGTGCTGGCAACGGGCGCCGGCGCGGAAATGCGTCAGGCGATGGGCGTTGCTGTGTTCGCAGGCATGATCGGCGTCACCGCCTTCGGTCTGTTCCTGACGCCGGTCTTCTATGTGCTGCTGCGGGCAGCGTCGGGGAACAAGCCGCTGCCGTCGCACGGCAAGGCGTTGCATCATGAGGCGCCCGCTCATGGACATGCGCACGGGTCAGTTGCAACCACGCCTGCCGAATAG
- a CDS encoding alpha/beta hydrolase, with translation MTWADETVQGSVGAPVKVRVYRGGAVLSHTAPVVVHLHSGAFVAGSLDSGRTVAQLLAEAGAVVASVDYPLAPEHPFPQALDAAFDVLTHIGRGRAAWAGKKPHLYVAGEEAGGNLAAALALMARDQRSPTLAGQILLSPMLDACLATCSVREAKAGPADCQWADGWHKYLGSPAKAAHPYASPIVSSRLAGVAPALLVSAEDDLLRDETLNYARRLRESGVPVRQHLLSAPTGWPCALHDGADDAPWAGALRQSFSEFFADTVTCPSPLSFQQHHVQA, from the coding sequence GTGACTTGGGCCGATGAAACGGTTCAGGGCTCTGTTGGCGCGCCGGTCAAGGTCCGAGTCTATAGAGGCGGCGCGGTCTTATCGCACACCGCCCCGGTGGTTGTGCATCTGCATAGCGGCGCTTTTGTTGCCGGTTCGCTGGATTCGGGGCGCACCGTTGCGCAGTTGCTGGCGGAAGCTGGCGCCGTGGTCGCATCGGTCGATTATCCGCTGGCGCCGGAGCATCCGTTCCCACAGGCGTTGGATGCGGCTTTCGATGTGCTGACGCATATCGGCCGTGGGCGTGCCGCCTGGGCCGGAAAGAAACCTCATCTTTATGTGGCCGGTGAAGAGGCCGGCGGCAATCTGGCCGCGGCGCTTGCGCTTATGGCGCGCGACCAGCGATCGCCAACGCTCGCCGGTCAGATCCTGCTGTCGCCGATGCTGGATGCATGCCTTGCAACCTGCTCGGTGCGCGAAGCCAAAGCGGGGCCGGCCGACTGCCAATGGGCCGATGGCTGGCACAAATATCTCGGGTCGCCGGCAAAGGCCGCGCATCCTTACGCATCGCCGATCGTCTCATCTCGCCTCGCAGGTGTTGCCCCCGCCTTGCTTGTGTCCGCGGAAGATGACCTTCTTCGCGATGAGACATTGAACTATGCGCGCCGCCTGCGGGAATCGGGTGTCCCGGTCCGTCAGCATCTTCTATCCGCCCCGACGGGCTGGCCTTGTGCGCTTCATGACGGCGCCGATGACGCACCCTGGGCCGGCGCCTTGCGCCAAAGCTTCTCGGAATTCTTTGCGGACACGGTGACGTGTCCGTCACCGCTTTCCTTTCAGCAACATCACGTTCAGGCCTGA